One stretch of Ooceraea biroi isolate clonal line C1 chromosome 4, Obir_v5.4, whole genome shotgun sequence DNA includes these proteins:
- the LOC105283597 gene encoding troponin I isoform X16, translating to MADDERKRIEDEKKRKQAETERKRAEVRARLEEASKAKKAKKGFMTPDRKKKLRLLLRKKAAEELKKEQERKAAERRRIIEERCGKPKNVDDANEENVKRVLREYHSRIAALEDKKFDIEYIVKKKDFEIADLNSQVNDLRGKFMKPTLKKVSKYENKFAKLQKKAAEFNFRNQLKQVKKKEFTLEEEDKEPKKSEKAEWQTKK from the exons ATGGCGGACGACGAG AGGAAGCGCATCGAGGAT gaaaagaagaggaaacaGGCAGAGACCGAGAGGAAGAGGGCGGAGGTCCGCGCCCGCCTCGAAGAGGCTTCCAAAGCCAAGAAGGCGAAGAAGGGTTTCATGACCCCCGACAGGAAGAAGAAGCTTAGG TTGCTGTTGCGTAAGAAAGCCGCTGAGGAACTGAAGAAGgaacaagagagaaaagcaGCCGAGAGAAGGCGCATAATCGAGGAGCGTTGCGGAAAACCGAAAAACGTCGATGATGCTAACGAAG AGAACGTAAAACGTGTGCTGCGCGAGTACCACAGTAGGATAGCGGCATTGGAGGATAAAAAGTTTGACATCGAGTATATTGTTAAGAAGAAGGACTTCGAG ATCGCGGACTTGAACAGCCAGGTCAACGATCTCCGAGGTAAATT CATGAAACCAACCCTGAAGAAGGTGTCGAAATACGAGAACAAGTTCGCCAAGCTTCAGAAGAAAGCCGCCGAGTTTAATTTCCGTAATCAGCTGAAACAAGTCAAGAAGAAGGAATTCACCTTGGAAGAGGAAGATAAGGAG CCCAAGAAGTCCGAGAAGGCAGAGTGGCAGACCAAGAAGTag
- the LOC105283597 gene encoding troponin I isoform X17: protein MADDERKRIEDEKKRKQAETERKRAEVRARLEEASKAKKAKKGFMTPDRKKKLRLLLRKKAAEELKKEQERKAAERRRIIEERCGKPKNVDDANEVELKKICQMYYDRVYLCEGQKWDLEREVRKRDYEIADLNSQVNDLRGKFMKPTLKKVSKYENKFAKLQKKAAEFNFRNQLKQVKKKEFTLEEEDKEPKKSEKAEWQTKK, encoded by the exons ATGGCGGACGACGAG AGGAAGCGCATCGAGGAT gaaaagaagaggaaacaGGCAGAGACCGAGAGGAAGAGGGCGGAGGTCCGCGCCCGCCTCGAAGAGGCTTCCAAAGCCAAGAAGGCGAAGAAGGGTTTCATGACCCCCGACAGGAAGAAGAAGCTTAGG TTGCTGTTGCGTAAGAAAGCCGCTGAGGAACTGAAGAAGgaacaagagagaaaagcaGCCGAGAGAAGGCGCATAATCGAGGAGCGTTGCGGAAAACCGAAAAACGTCGATGATGCTAACGAAG TGGAGTTGAAGAAGATTTGCCAAATGTATTACGACCGCGTCTACCTTTGTGAGGGTCAGAAGTGGGATTTGGAGCGTGAAGTTCGGAAAAGGGACTACGAG ATCGCGGACTTGAACAGCCAGGTCAACGATCTCCGAGGTAAATT CATGAAACCAACCCTGAAGAAGGTGTCGAAATACGAGAACAAGTTCGCCAAGCTTCAGAAGAAAGCCGCCGAGTTTAATTTCCGTAATCAGCTGAAACAAGTCAAGAAGAAGGAATTCACCTTGGAAGAGGAAGATAAGGAG CCCAAGAAGTCCGAGAAGGCAGAGTGGCAGACCAAGAAGTag
- the LOC105283597 gene encoding troponin I isoform X19, with translation MADDEEKKRKQAETERKRAEVRARLEEASKAKKAKKGFMTPDRKKKLRLLLRKKAAEELKKEQERKAAERRRIIEERCGKPKNVDDANEVELKKICQMYYDRVYLCEGQKWDLEREVRKRDYEIADLNSQVNDLRGKFMKPTLKKVSKYENKFAKLQKKAAEFNFRNQLKQVKKKEFTLEEEDKEPKKSEKAEWQTKK, from the exons ATGGCGGACGACGAG gaaaagaagaggaaacaGGCAGAGACCGAGAGGAAGAGGGCGGAGGTCCGCGCCCGCCTCGAAGAGGCTTCCAAAGCCAAGAAGGCGAAGAAGGGTTTCATGACCCCCGACAGGAAGAAGAAGCTTAGG TTGCTGTTGCGTAAGAAAGCCGCTGAGGAACTGAAGAAGgaacaagagagaaaagcaGCCGAGAGAAGGCGCATAATCGAGGAGCGTTGCGGAAAACCGAAAAACGTCGATGATGCTAACGAAG TGGAGTTGAAGAAGATTTGCCAAATGTATTACGACCGCGTCTACCTTTGTGAGGGTCAGAAGTGGGATTTGGAGCGTGAAGTTCGGAAAAGGGACTACGAG ATCGCGGACTTGAACAGCCAGGTCAACGATCTCCGAGGTAAATT CATGAAACCAACCCTGAAGAAGGTGTCGAAATACGAGAACAAGTTCGCCAAGCTTCAGAAGAAAGCCGCCGAGTTTAATTTCCGTAATCAGCTGAAACAAGTCAAGAAGAAGGAATTCACCTTGGAAGAGGAAGATAAGGAG CCCAAGAAGTCCGAGAAGGCAGAGTGGCAGACCAAGAAGTag